TGCGGGCGGCGTACTGGCGGGCGGCCCGCGACGGCCTGCGCGGCCACGGCCTCGACGTACACACGCACCGGCTCGAACCCGCTCCGGTCCTGGCCGACCGGCTCTACGCCCACGTCCGCCCGGCCCTGGAGGACAACGGGGACGACGCCTGGGCCCGGGCGGCCTGGGCACGGCTCCGCGCACGCGGCACGGGCGCGGAACGGCAGCGGGCGGCGCACTGCGGCGAGGGCCGCTTGGAGGACACCGTGGACGCGCTGGTGGCCTGCTTCCGCGACGTGGCGTGATGGCCCGGGCAGGTCCGGGCTGATGGTCCGGGCAGGCCCGGCCCTCGCGTGGCTGACGACACGGCGCCCGTCCGGGCCGGTTAACCTGAGCGGAGCGGCGCGGACGCGCCGCGCGGCGGTGGGGCTCGCCGTACCCGAACCGCGGCGACGGCGCCGCCAACGGTCCCTACTTGCGAACGGGTGCGCCCTGTGACGGGCGCCGGCGAGTAGGAGGAACGTTGACGCGGGACGAAGGAAGGGTCGTCGCGGCGGTGGCCGCGGGCGGCGGCCTGGGCGCGGCGGCCCGGTACGCGGTCTCGTTGGGGTGGCCGACGGCCCCCGAAAGCTTCCCCTTCCCGACGCTCCTCGTGAACGCCGCGGGCTGCGCCGCGATCGGCGTCCTCATGGTGCTGGTCACGGAGGTGCGGACGGCCCACCCCTTGGTACGGCCGTTCCTCGGCACGGGTTTCCTCGGCGGATTCACCACGTTCTCGACGTACGCCGTGGACATCGAACGCCTCGTACGCGACGGCCACGCCCGTACGGGCCTCGCCTACCTGGCCCTGACCCTGATCGCGGCGCTGGCGGCGGTGTGGGGCGCGGTGTGGACGACGCGCCGGGCGGCGGCGGCAGTGGGGCGGCGGGCGTGAACTGGCTGCTTGTGATCGTCGGCGGCATGATCGGCGCACCCTTGCGCCACCTGACCGACGTGGCTCTGCGGAAACGGTACGGCACCGACTTCCCCTGGGGCATCCTCACCGTCAACGTCGCGGGCTGCCTGATCCTCGGCGTACTGACCGGCGCGGTCGTGGCGGGCGCCGCGTCGTCGCACGCCCAGCTGTTCCTCGGCACGGGCCTGTGCGGGGCGCTGACGACGTACTCGACCTTCTCGTACGAGACACTGCGCCTCGCCGAGAGCGGCAACCGGTTCTACGCGGCGGCCAACGCGCTGGGAAGCGTGTCGGCGGGCCTCGGCGCGGCGTTCGCGGGGGCGGCCGCGGCCGAGGCCCTGTGGAGGTGAGCCGCGCCTCAGACCTTCGCGAAGTCCCCGTTCAGCGCGGCGGCCATGCGCAGGTGGGGCGCCGCGTCGTCGGGGCGGTTCTGCCGCTGCAGGGTGCGTCCGAGCATGAGCCGGACGTAGCTCTCGACCGGGTCGAGCTCGATCACCTTGCACAACGCCAGCTCGGCGCGCCCCAGTTGGGCGGAGTGATAGTAGGCGCGAGCGAGCAGCAGCCGCGGGGCGACCTGCTCCGGCGCCTCGTCGGCCAGGGTGTCGAGGATGCGGGCCGCCGTGGCGTACTCCTTGGCGTCGAAGAAGAGCTGCGCACGCTCCCAGCGCTCGGCCGCGGTCCCGTGGTCGTAGTAGGTCATTGTTCCTCCTTGGTGGCCTGCAACGAGCCCGTGTAGTTGAATATTCCACGACCGCTTTCAGGGGTGCCGGGCACAGGCGGTGGCGGATAGCCGACTGCCTCCCGGGCGCCCGCGGGGCTAGGTTGTGCGGCATGAGCAATCTCGATCGCGAGGCGGTCCCCTCCTTGTGCGGCGGCCGGGGATTCGTCGTCGCGGAACCGGTACGGGAGCTCCTCAGCCCGCGGCGGGTCACCCTCGGCGAGTCCACGGAGGTCCGTCGCCTGCTGCCGAACCTCGGGCGCCGCATGGTCGGAGCCTGGTGCTTCGTCGATCACTACGGCCCCGACGACATCGCCGACGAGCCCGGCATGCAGGTGCCGCCCCACCCGCACATGGGCCTGCAGACCGTCAGCTGGCTGCACGACGGCGAGGTGCTGCACCGCGACTCCACCGGCGGCCTGCAGACGATCCGCCCCCGCGAGCTGGGCCTGATGACCTCGGGGCGCGCGATCTCCCACTCCGAGGAGAGCCCGCGCCCGCACGCCCGCTTCCTGCACGGCGCGCAGCTGTGGGTGGCCCTGCCCGACAGCGACCGCCACACGTCCCCGCACTTCGAGCACCACGCGGAGCTGCCGCGGATCACGGCCCCCGGCCTGACCGCGACGCTCCTCCTGGGCACCCTGGACGGCTCGACGTCACCCGGCACGACGTACACACCGATCGTCGGCGCGGACCTCGCCCTGTCCCGCGGCGCGGACGTACGCCTCCCGCTGGAACGGGACTTCGAGTACGCGGTCCTCGCCATGTCGGGCGAGACCCACGTCGACGGCGTACCCGTCCTCCCCGGCTCGATGCTCTACCTGGGCTGCGGCCGCACGGAACTCGCCCTGCGCGCGGAGTCGGAGGCGGGCCTGATGCTCCTGGGCGGCGAGCCGTTCGAGGAGGAGCTCGTCATGTGGTGGAACTTCGTGGGCCGCAGCCATGAGGAGATCGAGCAGGCGCGAGGTGACTGGATGACGGGTTCCCGCTTCGGCGAGGTGAAGGGTTACGACGGCGCGCCGCTACCCGCCCCGGAGCTGCCGCCGGTGGCGCTGAAGCCGCGGGGTCGGGTGCGTTGACCCGGGGTTATGGGTCTGATGCTGATGGTCGCCGAGGTGTAGGGGGAGGTTGTTGGTCAGGTAAGGGGGCGGGCTGGCCGACGAGCGACGGGCCTTTCGCGAGAGGCGGCGGCTGGAGGCAGCCGAGCGGTTCGCCCCGGGCGAGGAGAACACGGTCATCGCGCACGAGTTGCGGGTCAATGTCCGGCCGGTGCGGCGCCGGCGCAGAGCCTGGTCCCAGGGCGGGCCGAGAGCCCTGGCTTCAAGGGGGCCCGGGTCGTTGCCGGTGCTCAGCGACGAACTGTTCGCCGTGCCGGAGCGTGAGCTGGACAGGGGACCGGTGGCACACGGCTGGCCGGACCAGACTGCGGCACCCGCCACGCGCAATTGGCTACTCGCGAGATGAGGAGGCGTCGGAACGCTCACCACGTCACGGGAAGTTCGACGACGCCCTGGATGGTGTCGTGCCCGGGCTTGACCGGAATCTGACCCGGCTCGCCCGCCAGCCGCAGCCCGGGCAGCCGTTCGAAGAGGGTGCCGAGTGCGATCTCCATCTCTGCACGGGCCAGGTTCTGGCCCAGGCACTGGTGGACGCCGAAGCCGAATCCCAGGTGGTGCCGGGTAGGCCGGTGCCAGTTGAGGGTGTCGGGCTCGTCGAAGACGGCCTCGTCACGGTTGATCACCGAGGTGGAGAAGATCACCCCGTCGCCGGTGCGGACGGTCACCCCGCCGATATCGATGTCCTGGGTGGCCACGCGGAACATGCCGTCCGCGATCGACAGGAACCGCATCAGCTCCTCCACCGCCGTCGGCATCAGGGAGGGGTCGTCGCGCAGCTCGGCGAGTTGCTCGGGGTGGCTGAGTAGGGTGAACGCGCCGAGCGCGATCATGTTGGCGGTGGTTTCGTGACCCGCGACGAGCAGGGCCGAGGTCAGGTCGGCCAGCTGCTGGACATCGATCTCGCCGGTCTCCAGGCGCTGGACGATCAGTTCGTCCAGCAGCCCGCTGCCCCGCTTTTGACGTTTGTCTTCGATGAGCTTGTGGAGATAGCCGTTGAGCTGCGTGCGGGCGTCGTCCACGTCGGCGGCTTCCGGGCCGTTGTGCAGCCGCCGGGACTGGATCACGAAGAACTCGTGGTCCGCATACGGGACGCCGAGTACCTCGCAGGTCACCATCGATGCCAGCGGCAGAGCGAAGTCGCCGACCAGTTCAGCGTGAGGGCTGGTCGCGGTCATCGACTCGATCAGCCCGTCCACGGTCTCCTGGATCCAGGGACGCAGCGCTTGGGTGCGCTTCAGCGCGAAGCGCGGGATGAGCATCCGCCGCTGCGTGTTGTGGGTGGGGTCGTCGGCGCCGAACAGGGCGGCGTAGCCCCGCGCGTCCTGCAGACGCCTGCTGGAGGCCGGGAAGGAGAGGTTGTGTCGGTCGGCGGAGAGCCGGTCGTCGGAGAGCAAGGCGCGCGCTTCCGCGTGCCCGGAGACCAGCCAGGCGGAGCGGCCGTCGAAGAGGGTGACCCGGCAGATCGGCGGCCCCGTCCGTAGGGGGTCGTAGGCCGCTGGCGGCTGGTAGGGGCAGGTTCGGTCCTGAGGGAAGGCAACGGTCTTCTCGGACATGGAACACCTCGCAGGCGGTGGGTTCCGATTCCCCCGGGATCCATTACACGCCCAAAAGGGGCAGGTCTGCTCGTTGAGCGGAGGTGGAGGGCCGCGCCGCACCCACGCGGCCCGTGTGAGCGTGCCAGGCGGTCGTCGAGCGCCTGGGCGCCTACGGTGCCGTGTGCCCTCGCACTATTCGGGGTGAAGAACGCAGTAGATCCCGCTCAGGGTTTCGTTCAGCTCGCGGGCTCCCAGGGCGACGCGTTCGTCAGGATCCTGCGTCAGCTCCTCGCAGAGCCGCACCGCGTCGGCGCGGTCGGGAATCCGTGGCTGGTCTGCCCCTTGGCTCAAAGGGCTCGGCCGGTGGGGTGGAAAGGCGCTGCCCGCAGGTTCGTCTGCCTGTCGCGCGGTATGTGACGCTTTCATGTCGGCCAAGTTCACACTCGCAGGTTCAGAGCCGCCAGGCCGGGCCGTACCTTTCGCCAAAGGCCATAGCCTCGGCAACGACTTCGTCATCCTCGATGACCCGGCGGCGCGCCTGCGCCTGTCCGGGCATGATGTTGCCGCCATCTGTGACCGCCACGTCGGGATCGGCAGTGACGGCCTGCTCCATCTCACCGCATGCAGCACGCGGACCAGCGCCCAGGCTCCGGCGTCCGGCGTCTCGTGGTTCATGGACGTCCGTAACGCCGACGGCTCCTGGGACACGATGTGCGGCAACGGTCTACGGGTCCTTACCCGCTACCTTGTGGACACCGGCCTGTGCAGGCCAGGAGAGCACACCATCGCCACCCGAGCCGGCCTCCGTCGTGTCCAAGCAGACGCCACGAACTCGCGGCCCCAGGCTGCGGTACGGACCTGGATGCCCCCGCCACTCATCCTGCCGCCCTACGACCTCACTGTGACAGCCGCCGGTTCACGGCGCCCCGCCGTTCACGTGGACGTCGGTACACCCCATGCCGTCACGTTCCTCGACGCCCTTGATCCTGGTCTCAACCTGCGTCCCCCGCCCTCTGTCGCTCCGGCCGCCGCGTTTGCGGAAGGCATCACCATCAGCCTTGTCGCGGCTCTGGACGATCGGACACTGGAAGTTCGTGTCCACGAGCGCGGTGTGGGGGAGACCCCAGCCTGCGGCACCGCCGCATGCGCGGCTGTCGCGGCTCACCGCCACCGGCGCCGCAGCACCGCGACGGCGACCTACACGGTCCGCTTCCCCGGCGGCGCCCTCGAGGTCACCGTATTGCCCGGCGGGACCATGCAACTGTCCGGCCCCGCCGTGATCGTCGCCTACGGAACCCTCCTCCTCCCGCAGGCCAGATGAAACGGGACCGCGGGAGCGAGAGCGGTCCCCTCTGTCGGTCCGACGGCTGAAACGCGCCGGGGCGACAGTACAGCGAGGGCACACCGGTAGGGCCTGAGCGTATGGCCCGAGCGCGCGCGTGCGCCGCGGACGTCGCGCCCGGCCCACCCTCGGTCGGGCGCGATGGGTGCCAGAAGAGCGGGGCTGCCTACACGTCGCCGGGGCAATTCACCAGGCGACTGACAGCTCGGTCGCTCAGAGGCAGGCGCCGATCCAGATCAGCATGGACCGGACCCGGGAGGCGCGCCTGCTCGCCGAGCATGCCGTCGACCGGGCCGACGCCCCTATGAGGCTTGCCGGCCTTGGGAACATCGCTACTCATCACCGCAACGTGACCGACCAGCGCGCGAGGCAGTCCACCATGATCAGGCCAGGGCCTGGCAGCTGGAAGGTGCCGCGGAAGGGGCCGCTGCTGTGGTGGAGTTCCTCTTCGCCCTCGCCGCTAGGTGAACGGTGCTTGATGTAAACGTACCCGTCGTCCACGTCCAGCTTCGCCGTGCCGCGCCCGCCGGTGTACTGCAGGACGTCTGGGTGGCGGCCTTCGGCATGCTTCATCAACGTCGACAGCGAGTCGGACGCGCGAAATCCGAGTCTCCAACGGGGGAACGAGCCAACCTTTGACTTGTCGACAGCGATATGGGTGTATTCCCTGGGCACGAGGGCCCGTGCACGGTGTCTGCTGCCTGTGCCGTGCGTCAGAAGCATGTCTCCCTTCTCGAGTTGCTCGGGCGTATCGATCACTCCGTATACGAAGAGGCTCGAGAGAATCCCGCTCTTCATCTCCACCACCGTGGCCAAGCCACTCGGGGCATGGCTGACAGGAACCTTGCCGTTCCCCAGCCCCGAATGAGGCAGACGTATCTTCTCCATGCCGAGCAGTTTGCCAGCTCTGATCTCCGTTCACGCGATCTTCGAGGGCACGACGGGGCACCGACCACGTGCCAGAACAGCTGTTGTCAGACCACGCTGCTACGTTCCGCGCATGATCAAGCATGTGCCGTTCAACGGCAGTGAGAAGCAGAGTCTGCACGCGAGCCTCGACCGGCACCGCGATGCGGTCCTCTGGAAGCTCGATGAGTTGAACGATGACGCGCTACGGCGGCCGATGACTCCATCAGGGACGAATCTGCTGAGCCTGGTGAAGCATCTGGCGACCGTCGAGTACGGGTGGTTCTGCACGACGTTCGGACGCGAGACCGAGCCGTTCTGGTTCGATCCCTTCACGGAAGACATGCTCGTGGCCGCGAGTGAAACCACCGTACAGATCGTGGAGTTCTACGGACGGGCTCGGGCAGCCGCGGACGCGACGATCGCCGAGCTGGACCTCGACGACCTGGGCACTGCCTGGAACGGCAACAGGGTGTCCTTGCGCTGGGTCCTCATCCATATGCTTGAGGACACCGCCCGGCACGCGGGCCACATGGACATCGTGCGTGAACTCCTCGACGGCACCACCGGGGACCACCCGCAGCCCTGATTTCGATCTCCTCCATTTTCAGCGGGCTTGAACAGGCCTCGAACTTGAGACGGATTTCGGTAGGCGCCGGGCTTGGGGGCTGGGCATCCTCGCGATGCTGAACTCTGCTACTGAGTGCGAGAGTTAAGCAGGAAGGCCGCAGAGTGAGTGTGTCGCCGCAGATCGACGGGCGGGAGGCGCTCGCGGAACTGTGCCGCTTCCGGGCGGCCTTCTACAGGTGCCTATCTGCGCGGGCGGATGCGTTCTTCGAGCTGACCGACGCGCTGTTATGGGCGGACAGCCCGACGCGGGCCGGCCGTACTCGTTCGTTGCCGCACTCACCCCGGACCGTTCCTCGTGGACGCAGGTCCTGGACGCGGTCCGACTCGGCCTTGCAGATGACGCCGCGGCCGTCACTGCCGACCAACTGCGGGCCACTGTCGAGCGCCTGGTCGCGGCTGGCCACTGGCAGGAGGGTGACCGGGACGTACTGGTCGTGACGGACGCGGGTTACGACGCGATGCGCCTGGCCTGGGTCCTGCGGGAGCTGCCCGTCGAAGTGGTCGGGCGCCTTCG
The sequence above is a segment of the Streptomyces sp. Je 1-369 genome. Coding sequences within it:
- the crcB gene encoding fluoride efflux transporter CrcB; this translates as MRTGAPCDGRRRVGGTLTRDEGRVVAAVAAGGGLGAAARYAVSLGWPTAPESFPFPTLLVNAAGCAAIGVLMVLVTEVRTAHPLVRPFLGTGFLGGFTTFSTYAVDIERLVRDGHARTGLAYLALTLIAALAAVWGAVWTTRRAAAAVGRRA
- a CDS encoding pirin family protein, encoding MSNLDREAVPSLCGGRGFVVAEPVRELLSPRRVTLGESTEVRRLLPNLGRRMVGAWCFVDHYGPDDIADEPGMQVPPHPHMGLQTVSWLHDGEVLHRDSTGGLQTIRPRELGLMTSGRAISHSEESPRPHARFLHGAQLWVALPDSDRHTSPHFEHHAELPRITAPGLTATLLLGTLDGSTSPGTTYTPIVGADLALSRGADVRLPLERDFEYAVLAMSGETHVDGVPVLPGSMLYLGCGRTELALRAESEAGLMLLGGEPFEEELVMWWNFVGRSHEEIEQARGDWMTGSRFGEVKGYDGAPLPAPELPPVALKPRGRVR
- the crcB gene encoding fluoride efflux transporter CrcB, with the protein product MNWLLVIVGGMIGAPLRHLTDVALRKRYGTDFPWGILTVNVAGCLILGVLTGAVVAGAASSHAQLFLGTGLCGALTTYSTFSYETLRLAESGNRFYAAANALGSVSAGLGAAFAGAAAAEALWR
- a CDS encoding cytochrome P450; this translates as MSEKTVAFPQDRTCPYQPPAAYDPLRTGPPICRVTLFDGRSAWLVSGHAEARALLSDDRLSADRHNLSFPASSRRLQDARGYAALFGADDPTHNTQRRMLIPRFALKRTQALRPWIQETVDGLIESMTATSPHAELVGDFALPLASMVTCEVLGVPYADHEFFVIQSRRLHNGPEAADVDDARTQLNGYLHKLIEDKRQKRGSGLLDELIVQRLETGEIDVQQLADLTSALLVAGHETTANMIALGAFTLLSHPEQLAELRDDPSLMPTAVEELMRFLSIADGMFRVATQDIDIGGVTVRTGDGVIFSTSVINRDEAVFDEPDTLNWHRPTRHHLGFGFGVHQCLGQNLARAEMEIALGTLFERLPGLRLAGEPGQIPVKPGHDTIQGVVELPVTW
- the dapF gene encoding diaminopimelate epimerase is translated as MSAKFTLAGSEPPGRAVPFAKGHSLGNDFVILDDPAARLRLSGHDVAAICDRHVGIGSDGLLHLTACSTRTSAQAPASGVSWFMDVRNADGSWDTMCGNGLRVLTRYLVDTGLCRPGEHTIATRAGLRRVQADATNSRPQAAVRTWMPPPLILPPYDLTVTAAGSRRPAVHVDVGTPHAVTFLDALDPGLNLRPPPSVAPAAAFAEGITISLVAALDDRTLEVRVHERGVGETPACGTAACAAVAAHRHRRRSTATATYTVRFPGGALEVTVLPGGTMQLSGPAVIVAYGTLLLPQAR
- a CDS encoding tetratricopeptide repeat protein; this translates as MTYYDHGTAAERWERAQLFFDAKEYATAARILDTLADEAPEQVAPRLLLARAYYHSAQLGRAELALCKVIELDPVESYVRLMLGRTLQRQNRPDDAAPHLRMAAALNGDFAKV
- a CDS encoding transposase — encoded protein: MDAVRLGLADDAAAVTADQLRATVERLVAAGHWQEGDRDVLVVTDAGYDAMRLAWVLRELPVEVVGRLRSDRVLRLSKPPARLRPQGRPTAHARTGVPHGGSRDDTLDPALTSNTLRCSQPSASS
- a CDS encoding DinB family protein → MIKHVPFNGSEKQSLHASLDRHRDAVLWKLDELNDDALRRPMTPSGTNLLSLVKHLATVEYGWFCTTFGRETEPFWFDPFTEDMLVAASETTVQIVEFYGRARAAADATIAELDLDDLGTAWNGNRVSLRWVLIHMLEDTARHAGHMDIVRELLDGTTGDHPQP